From a region of the Onychomys torridus unplaced genomic scaffold, mOncTor1.1, whole genome shotgun sequence genome:
- the LOC118575926 gene encoding olfactory receptor 14J1-like, with protein MTVTNLTTRSGFLLMGFSDKRELQILHALLFLVTYLLGLAGNFIIITIITLDPHLQSPMYYFLKHLSLLDLSSLSVTVPQSIGNSLMDNDSISYGQCILQVFFFSSLAAAEVSILTVMSYDRYVAICLPLHYEVIMDPRKCMWAVTAVWLSGGISGTLYTTTTFSIRFCKDKIIHQFFCDIPQLLKLSCTNDYLGVKGVVAFMAVMAFGCFIAVTLSYGQIFSTILRMPSAEGRSKVFSTCLPHLFVFSFFLFTGACAYLKPTSDSPTALDLLLSIFYTVLPPILNPVIYSLKNKAMKTALRKVLSGREFTWKNFIFALS; from the coding sequence ATGACTGTGACAAACTTAACCACAAGGAGTGGGTTCCTTCTCATGGGATTCTCTGACAAACGTGAGCTGCAGATTTTGCATGCTTTGCTCTTCTTGGTGACATATCTATTGGGGTTGGCAGGTAActtcatcattatcaccatcatcacactGGACCCCCACCTCCAGTCTCCAATGTATTACTTCCTGAAGCACCTTTCCCTTCTGGACCTCTCATCACTTTCTGTCACAGTTCCCCAGTCTATTGGCAATTCCCTGATGGATAATGACTCCATTTCATATGGCCAGTGTATTCtgcaagttttctttttctcatcattGGCTGCTGCTGAGGTATCCATTCTCACAGTGATGTcttatgaccgctatgtggccatctgcctCCCACTGCACTATGAGGTCATCATGGATCCCAGGAAGTGCATGTGGGCTGTGACAGCTGTATGGTTAAGTGGAGGTATCTCAGGAACCTTGTACACAACAACTACATTCTCTATCAGATTCTGCAAGGACAAAATAATCCACCAGTTCTTCTGTGATATCCCCCAGTTGCTCAAGCTCTCCTGCACTAATGATTACCTTGGAGTGAAGGGAGTGGTTGCCTTCATGGCTGTGATGGCCTTTGGCTGCTTTATTGCTGTCACCCTCTCTTATGGCCAGATATTCTCCACAATTCTCAGGATGCCCTCTGCTGAAGGTCGGTCTAAGGTTTTTTCCACCTGCCTACCCCAcctctttgttttctcattttttctgtTCACAGGTGCATGCGCCTATCTAAAGCCAACTTCTGACTCACCAACTGCTTTAGATCTTCTTCTATCTATCTTTTACACAGTACTGCCCCCAATACTCAACCCTGTAATATACAGTCTGAAGAATAAGGCCATGAAGACTGCTCTGAGGAAGGTGCTGTCAGGTAGAGAGTTCACATGGAAAAACTTCATATTTGCTCTGTCATAA